The following nucleotide sequence is from Deltaproteobacteria bacterium.
TTCCTACTACGATTATTATCAGCCGGAGGCCTACGTTCCGCAGACCGACACATTCATCGAGAAGGACAGTTCCATAAACGAGGTAATTGACCGTCTGCGTCATTCGGCCACGCGATCATTGCTCACCAGACGGGACGTCCTGGTTGTCTCTTCCGTTTCCTGCATTTTTGGCCTGGGTTCTCCGGCAGCGTACCGGGATATGCTGGTCAACTTCAAGGTTGGGGAGAAGGTAACCCGAGAGGGGATACTTTCGAGCCTCGTGGAAATGCGTTACGAACGGAATGACCTCGATTTTCACCGTGGGACCTTCAGGGTCAGGGGCGACGTGATTGACCTCTTTCCCGCCTACGAGGAGAACGGACTGAGAATCGAGCTGTTTGATGACCATATCGAACGCCTGGTCTACCTGGACCCCCTGACCCTCAAAGCCTCGCAGGAAGTCGGTGATGTCAGCGTTTTTCCCGCCAGTCACTATGTTATTCCTGAGGCGGGGATGAAGGAAGCCATCCTTGGGATAGAGGATGAGCTGAAAGAGCGTGTCGAGTATTTCCGGTCTCGCGGCAGGCTTGTGGAGGCGCAGAGGATCGCTGAAAGGACCGCATTCGATCTGGAGATGATGCAGATCGTGGGTTACTGTAAGGGGATTGAGAACTACTCACGACACCTGACGGGCCGAAGTGTGGGGGAGCCGCCCCCGACACTTCTTGATTACTTCCCCGGCGACAGTGTGATGGTTATCGACGAGAGCCACCAGACTGTGCCACAGGTTCGGGCCATGTACAATGGTGACCGGTCACGCAAAGAGAGCCTGATTGAGTACGGTTTTCGCCTGCCTTCGGCATTTGACAACCGCCCCCTTACCTTTAGGGAATTCGAGGCTGTCAAACTCCCAAGGATCTTTGTCTCCGCCACCCCGGGACCATACGAACTGGGGAAGACCGGCGGTGAGATTGTCGAGCAGGTCATCAGGCCGACCGGGTTGATCGATCCAATGGTGATCATTGAGCCGGCGGGCCATCAGGTGGATAATCTCGTGGAACGGATCAAGGAGGTAATTTCCCGGGGCAGCCGTGTTATGGTGACCACACTTACGAAAAGGATGGCCGAGGACCTGACCAGCTATCTGGGGGAGTTGGATATAAAGGTCCAGTACCTTCATTCGGATATCGATACCCTTGAAAGGGTCCGGATCATACGGGAACTGCGCCTGGGGGTATTCGACGTGCTCGTTGGGATAAACCTTCTACGTGAGGGGTTGGACCTGCCGGAGGTATCCATGGTTGCAATAATGGACGCGGACAGGGAGGGTTTTCTTCGCTCGGAGACATCCCTTATTCAGACCATGGGCCGCGCGGCGCGAAACGTGGAGGGGCAGGCCATTTTATATGCGGACGTGATTACCAATTCCATCAAGAGGGCGATGGCCGAAACCCAGAGAAGGAGGACCATTCAGATATCATATAACAACGAGCATGGAATAACACCCGAATCGGTCAGGAGCCGGATTCACGATGTTTTGTCCTCCGTCGAGGAGGTGGATTACGTGACCCTGGCCCAGGTTGAGGGTGATTTTCAACCGGAGGATCTCCAGGGGACCATCAAGGCCCTGGAGGCCGAGATGATGGATGCCGCGACCCGGCTCGAGTTTGAACGAGCCGCTGAAATCAGGGACAGAATTCGACAGCTTGAAGGCAGGCAGATAATGTTGGGCGCTCCTGCCAGGACGATTCAAGGGAAGGGCAAAAAGAGGAAAAAACAGCAGTAGGGATTCCCATATGGAAATGGATGAAAGGCTTACGGAACAGCTCAAGCATCTCCCAAGTACGCCTGGGGTCTATATATACCGGGACGCGGAAGGAAACCCTCTGTACGTTGGGAAGGCCAAAAACCTGCGCAAAAGGGTCAAACAGTACTTCACTGGAAAGCAGAACATCCGGACGGCGGTCATGGTGTCAAATATCGATTCGGTGGAAATCATCGTCGCCGAATCCGAAAAAGAGGCCCTCCTTATGGAGGCCAACCTTATCAAGACCCGCCGGCCCCGCTACAACATAGATCTCAAGGACGACAAGAGCTATCCCTATTTTCGAATTACGATCAGGGAAGAGTTCCCAAGGCTGGAGATCACACGACGTGTCCTCAAGGACGGAAGCGCCTATTTCGGTCCCTTCACCGATGTTGGTTCCGCACGCAGGATGATGAGGTACCTTCACAGGGCTTTTCCCCTCAGACGTTGCAAGGGCGCGAAGCCCGGCGGGCGGGCCACCCCCGGCCGCCCCTGTCTTGATTTCCAGATGGGTCGCTGCACTGGACCGTGCGGCGAGGAGATCGGCGCAGGGGAATACGGTAAGATGGTGGATGGGGTTGTCGACTTTCTAAAGGGGAAGGGGAGACGAATCGCCGCTTCATGGGAAAGGGAGATGGTCAGACTTTCGTCGGACCTCCGTTTTGAAGAGGCGGCCGTTATACGGGACAGGGTCACGGCGTTAAACAGCATCCTCGAGGGGCAGAACGCGGTGGGAGACCCGGGAGATGACCTCGACATACTGGGGTACACGGTCTCCGAATCCCTGTCGGTCCTCATCTGTCTTTTCGTACGGTCAGGGCTCATCGTCGGGCGTAAGGAGATGGCCCTTGAGGGGCGGTACAGTGCGGAAGAAGCCATGGAGGCTTTCGTTTCTTCACACTATAGGAAAGGTGTTGCCGTACCCAACAGGATTCTTTTTCCCATTGGCCTGGAGTTTGCGCCGGAGCATGAGGAGATACTTTCGGAATTGGCGGGAAGGGCGGTCAGGATTCAGCGGCCTTTAAGGGGAAAGGGCGTCCGGCTGCTTCACCTGGCGGAGGAAAACGCCCGACAGGCTTTCGAGGCTTTCAGCGCAAGAAGGAAGACGGCCTCGAATCTCTCCTCGGAAATAGCCGCATCCCTAGGTATGGAGTCGTCCCCGAAACATATCGAGTGCATGGATATTTCCCATACATCAGGACGACTTGCGTACGGCAGCATCGTCTCGTGGAAAGCGGGTGAACTGGACAAAAGCGGATACCGGCTCTTTTCAATCCGCGACGGCGGCGCTCCAGGTGATGATTACACGGCCCTGGAGGAGGTAATCACCCGGCGGTTCACCGGGTCGGCGGCAGGCGAACTCGAAACGCCGGATCTCCTTCTGATCGATGGTGGAAAAGGGCAGCTTTCACGGGTTTCCGGGGTCCTGGGCTCCCTGGGGGTGGAGGCCCCTTTCCTGGCAGCCATCTCCAAGGCCAGGTCTGCGAAACAAAAAGAGGGCGCGAATGCCGTTGATGAGATCTATCTTCCCGGAAGGTCCAATCCGAAGCGCTTGCCCCGCAACTCCGGTGCCCTGCACGTTCTTCAGATGCTCCGGGATGAAGCTCACCGGTTCGCGCTGAAGGGCCACAGGAGCGGCAGGGGGAAGGCCGACCTCCTGAGCGTTCTGGATGGCATTGACGGGGTGGGGCCTGCCCGGCGAAGGGTCCTTTTGACGCACTACAGGTCGCTTAATGAGATCAAGGCGGCCCGCCTGG
It contains:
- the uvrB gene encoding excinuclease ABC subunit UvrB; this encodes MLSFQLVSDYSPRGDQPRAIEALSRGISEKKDYQVLLGVTGSGKTFTLANVIFEIQRPTLILAHNKTLAAQLYQEFKAFFPNNAIEYFVSYYDYYQPEAYVPQTDTFIEKDSSINEVIDRLRHSATRSLLTRRDVLVVSSVSCIFGLGSPAAYRDMLVNFKVGEKVTREGILSSLVEMRYERNDLDFHRGTFRVRGDVIDLFPAYEENGLRIELFDDHIERLVYLDPLTLKASQEVGDVSVFPASHYVIPEAGMKEAILGIEDELKERVEYFRSRGRLVEAQRIAERTAFDLEMMQIVGYCKGIENYSRHLTGRSVGEPPPTLLDYFPGDSVMVIDESHQTVPQVRAMYNGDRSRKESLIEYGFRLPSAFDNRPLTFREFEAVKLPRIFVSATPGPYELGKTGGEIVEQVIRPTGLIDPMVIIEPAGHQVDNLVERIKEVISRGSRVMVTTLTKRMAEDLTSYLGELDIKVQYLHSDIDTLERVRIIRELRLGVFDVLVGINLLREGLDLPEVSMVAIMDADREGFLRSETSLIQTMGRAARNVEGQAILYADVITNSIKRAMAETQRRRTIQISYNNEHGITPESVRSRIHDVLSSVEEVDYVTLAQVEGDFQPEDLQGTIKALEAEMMDAATRLEFERAAEIRDRIRQLEGRQIMLGAPARTIQGKGKKRKKQQ
- the uvrC gene encoding excinuclease ABC subunit UvrC, yielding MEMDERLTEQLKHLPSTPGVYIYRDAEGNPLYVGKAKNLRKRVKQYFTGKQNIRTAVMVSNIDSVEIIVAESEKEALLMEANLIKTRRPRYNIDLKDDKSYPYFRITIREEFPRLEITRRVLKDGSAYFGPFTDVGSARRMMRYLHRAFPLRRCKGAKPGGRATPGRPCLDFQMGRCTGPCGEEIGAGEYGKMVDGVVDFLKGKGRRIAASWEREMVRLSSDLRFEEAAVIRDRVTALNSILEGQNAVGDPGDDLDILGYTVSESLSVLICLFVRSGLIVGRKEMALEGRYSAEEAMEAFVSSHYRKGVAVPNRILFPIGLEFAPEHEEILSELAGRAVRIQRPLRGKGVRLLHLAEENARQAFEAFSARRKTASNLSSEIAASLGMESSPKHIECMDISHTSGRLAYGSIVSWKAGELDKSGYRLFSIRDGGAPGDDYTALEEVITRRFTGSAAGELETPDLLLIDGGKGQLSRVSGVLGSLGVEAPFLAAISKARSAKQKEGANAVDEIYLPGRSNPKRLPRNSGALHVLQMLRDEAHRFALKGHRSGRGKADLLSVLDGIDGVGPARRRVLLTHYRSLNEIKAARLDELASLRGLNMKVAEKIKETLKGDL